One window of the Mytilus galloprovincialis chromosome 14, xbMytGall1.hap1.1, whole genome shotgun sequence genome contains the following:
- the LOC143059539 gene encoding uncharacterized protein LOC143059539, whose product MLEGGEDSITTNGTLQRHINSQAGKTLHKCDVCAKEFSRDSHLKRHLRTHTGEKPHKCDVCFRKFSQRSYLKGHMRTHTGEKPHKCEVCFRTFTQSSHLNRHLRTHTGEKPHKCHTCDVCFRKFTQGYDLKKHMRTHTGETPYKCDVCVSEFSRSGDLKKHVRIHTGETPHKCDVCGREFARSSNLTAHMTTHTGDKPYDCGECGKGFSQYSNLQMHMRTHTADKPYVCDVCGNGFRLLGSLQAHMRTHAGDKPYDCGECGKGFSCLRYLQIHMRTHTGEKPYDCDVCGKKFSQPSNLKTHRRTHTRDKPHDCNVCGKRFSEQGDLQTHMRTHTGEKPYDCDVCGKKFSQPSNLKTHRRTHTRDKPHDCNVCGKRFSEQGDLQTHMRIHTGDIKT is encoded by the exons ATGTTAGAGGGAGGAGAGGATTCAATCACAACCAATGGTACTCTACAGAGACACATAAACTCACAGGCTGGTAAAACACTTCATAAATGTGATGTTTGTGCTAAAGAATTTTCTCGAGATAGTCACTTAAAGAGACACTTGAGAACACATACTGGCGAAAAACCTCACAAGTGTGATGTTTGTTTCAGAAAATTTAGTCAAAGAAGTTACTTAAAaggacacatgagaacacatactggtgaaAAACCTCATAAATGTGAAGTTTGTTTTAGAACATTTACACAAAGTAGTCACTTAAACAGACACttgagaacacatactggtgaaAAACCTCACAAATGTCACACATGTGATGTTTGTTTTAGAAAGTTTACTCAAGGTTATGACTTAAAGAAAcatatgagaacacatactggtgaaACACCATATAAATGTGATGTCTGTGTTAGTGAATTTTCTCGAAGTGGTGACTTAAAGAAACATGTGAGAATTCATACTGGTGAAACACCTCATAAATGTGATGTTTGTGGTAGAGAATTTGCTCGTAGTAGTAACTTAACAGCACACATGACTACACATACTGGAGATAAACCCTATGACTGTGGAgaatgtggtaaagggtttagtcaatATAGTAATTTACAGatgcacatgagaacacatacagctGATAAACCTTatgtctgtgatgtatgtggtaatgGGTTTAGACTGCTTGGTAGTTTACAGGctcacatgagaacacatgcaGGGGATAAACCTTATGACTGTGGAGAATGCGGTAAAGGGTTTAGTTGCCTTCGTTATTTACaaattcacatgagaacacatacaggtgagaAACCttatgactgtgatgtatgtggtaaaaagTTTAGTCAACCTAGTAATTTAAAGACTCATAGGAGAACACACACAAGAGATAAACCTCATGACTGTAATGTATGTGGTAAAAGGTTTAGTGAGCAAGGTGACTTACAGactcacatgagaacacatacaggtgagaAACCttatgactgtgatgtatgtggtaaaaagTTTAGTCAACCTAGTAATTTAAAGACTCATAGGAGAACACACACAAGAGATAAACCTCATGACTGTAATGTATGTGGTAAAAGGTTTAGTGAGCAAGGTGACTTACAGActcacatgagaatacatacag gtgATATAAAAACCTGA